The Cottoperca gobio chromosome 6, fCotGob3.1, whole genome shotgun sequence genome has a segment encoding these proteins:
- the rag2 gene encoding V(D)J recombination-activating protein 2, with the protein MTLQPLTPVNCAGLLQPGFSLLRLDGELLLFGQKGWPKRSCPTGVFGVRFKSGEMKLRAISFSNDSCYLPPLRCPAVCRLDPYDGLPESYLIHGGRTPNNEISSSLYLLTMDSRGCNRKLTLCCKEKDLVGELPGARYGHTMSVIQSRGKTACVLFGGRSYMPAGERSTETWNSVVDCPPQVFLFDLEFGCSSAHTLPELSNGQSFHLALAREDCVYFLGGHSITSDSRPPRLFRLRVELLQGSPLLSCETLETGISISSAIITRTGPTHRYIILGGYQSDSQKRTECSTVILNEKGIHFEPLESPHWTPDIIHSHTWFGGSAGEGSILLAVPTEGRSSQADVHYIYQVSFQTEGKEVQGAQGCSQESTDYDDSTPLEDSEELYFGREPHELEDSSDGEDDNYNEEDEEDESKTGYWMKCCLGCQVDSNIWEPYYSTELHRPAMIFCSRGEGGHWVHAQCMELSETLLLKLSHGSKRYFCLDHGGLPYQEMTPPRQVMPLKRTPMKVKERKTPPTIKMSPAKKSFFRRLFD; encoded by the coding sequence ATGACCCTGCAACCATTAACTCCAGTGAACTGTGCAGGCCTTCTACAGCCTGGCTTCTCTCTGCTGCGCCTGGATGGTGAACTTCTTCTGTTTGGCCAGAAAGGTTGGCCAAAGCGCTCATGTCCTACGGGAGTGTTTGGCGTTCGGTTTAAATCTGGTGAGATGAAGTTAAGGGCCATCTCTTTCTCCAATGACTCATGCTACCTTCCTCCATTACGCTGCCCAGCTGTTTGCCGCCTGGACCCCTATGACGGGCTTCCAGAGAGTTATCTCATCCACGGTGGCCGCACTCCAAATAACGAGATCTCGTCGAGCCTGTACCTGCTGACCATGGATAGCCGTGGCTGCAATCGTAAACTGACCCTGTGTTGCAAAGAGAAAGACCTGGTGGGAGAATTGCCAGGGGCCAGATATGGCCACACAATGAGTGTGATTCAGAGCCGTGGGAAAACAGCTTGTGTATTGTTTGGGGGTAGATCCTACATGCCTGCAGGAGAGCGGAGCACAGAGACCTGGAACAGCGTTGTCGACTGTCCTCCTCAGGTGTTCCTGTTTGACTTGGAGTTTGGTTGCTCCTCCGCTCACACTTTACCTGAGCTTAGCAATGGACAGTCTTTCCATTTGGCCCTTGCCAGAGAGGACTGTGTCTACTTCCTCGGGGGTCACTCAATCACCTCTGACTCCCGCCCCCCTCGGCTCTTCCGCCTGCGTGTTGAGCTTCTGCAGGGCAGCCCCTTGCTTTCCTGTGAGACTCTTGAAACGGGCATATCCATCTCTAGTGCCATAATCACCCGTACAGGTCCCACTCACAGATATATCATTTTAGGTGGGTATCAGTCAGACTCTCAAAAGAGGACGGAGTGCAGCACTGTGATTCTGAATGAGAAAGGGATCCACTTTGAGCCCTTAGAGTCACCTCATTGGACCCCAGATATCATCCATAGTCACACTTGGTTTGGCGGCAGTGCTGGGGAGGGAAGCATCCTACTTGCTGTACCTACTGAGGGAAGGTCATCCCAAGCAGATGTGCATTACATCTATCAGGTGAGCTTCCAGACAGAGGGGAAGGAAGTACAAGGAGCCCAGGGCTGCAGCCAGGAGTCAACAGATTACGATGACTCCACTCCTCTCGAAGACTCTGAGGAGCTGTACTTCGGCCGTGAGCCGCATGAGCTGGAGGACAGTAGTGATGGAGAAGATGATAATTACaacgaggaggacgaggaagacGAATCAAAAACAGGATACTGGATGAAATGCTGCCTGGGCTGTCAGGTGGACTCCAACATATGGGAGCCATACTACTCCACGGAGCTCCACCGGCCAGCCATGATCTTCTGCtcgagaggggaggggggacaCTGGGTCCATGCCCAGTGCATGGAGTTGTCTGAGACGCTGCTGCTCAAGCTCTCTCATGGCAGCAAAAGGTACTTCTGCCTAGACCACGGAGGCCTGCCCTACCAGGAGATGACCCCACCTCGACAGGTCATGCCTCTGAAGCGTACCCCCATGAAAGTTAAGGAAAGGAAAACTCCTCCGACAATCAAGATGTCCCCAGccaaaaaaagctttttcagAAGGCTTTTCGACTGA